The Sulfuricurvum sp. sequence GACAAAGCCATAGAGGTATGTATTGTAACTGATAGACGTAATAAAAGTAGCTATAAACCACTGAACAGCGATTATCACCAACATTACTTTGTCGGCTTGGAGAAAATGCTCTCTGAAATTCTTTTGAGCAAATGCTGGGACAGTAGGAAGCCTAAATAAGTTCTCGTATATGCTATTCATTTTTCTCGCTTAACAGTTTTCGAATATCATCAACAATTAATGACCGGTTGATCGGATGTGTCGTATATATATTCCTTAAAACTACTATACCACTCTTTTCCCTTTCAATAAGATAAAGATGGTCGCTGTGATCGATTTCTCCACTCTCCGATAGGCTTTTTGAGAAAAAAACATTGAGTTCCCTATCTATGCTCATAAGCTCTTTTTGGGTGAGATAGACCCCTTCAAACTCATGGTTAAAAGATTCTGCAAAAAGTTGAGGCTGATTCTTATCCAATTCAGGCATCAAGTTGACAAAAGAGACTCCGACAGTCCCTTGAAACGGTGCGAACTGCGGTGAGTCATAAAAATCATTCAGCTGATGCAAAATAGGCGTGCATACACGTACACATCCTACATATCCGAAGAAAACCAATGTGATCTCTTTTTTGGTATTGTTCAAATATGGGGCATTAATCGGTTGGTTGATCACGATTTTACCTGCTGTTTGCTGTGTAAAGAACAATGCTTGTATAAAAGGGACCGCCACTAATAACACAACAAAAAGTACAACGGCTAAAACAATTTTTTTATTCATCAGGGTGTTCCAATAAAGCGAGTTTTTCTT is a genomic window containing:
- a CDS encoding SCO family protein; this translates as MNKKIVLAVVLFVVLLVAVPFIQALFFTQQTAGKIVINQPINAPYLNNTKKEITLVFFGYVGCVRVCTPILHQLNDFYDSPQFAPFQGTVGVSFVNLMPELDKNQPQLFAESFNHEFEGVYLTQKELMSIDRELNVFFSKSLSESGEIDHSDHLYLIEREKSGIVVLRNIYTTHPINRSLIVDDIRKLLSEKNE